CACCACCAGTCAGCCGACGTCCCCGGTGACGGCCTGCGCGTTGTGGCCCGCTGTTCCGAAGACGGAATCATCGAGGCGCTCGAAGGCACCTCCCCTGACCACTTCGTCCTGGCCGTGCAATGGCATCCCGAGCGAACTTACGCAGCGGATGAGCCCTCGAAGGCCATTTTTCGCGAATTCGTGAAGGCGGCGCGCAGTTGGAAGCCGCGAGAAGTATCCGAGTCAGTAGGATAGGCTCGCGCGCAGACTGCTTTTCTCGAATAAAATGTCTTCCCGTTCATGAAGACATCCGCGATCAAATTCCTTTTCGCTGCTGTGGCGCTCATTGCCACGGCATTCGCCAGCACAGCCGACACTCAAACTTCTCGCTGGTCCGAGCAAAAAACCCAGGAATGGTACGCCAGGCAGCCGTGGCTGGTGGGAGCCAACTACATTCCCAGATCGGCAATCAACCAACTGGAGATGTGGCAGCAAGCTACTTTCAATCCCGAGCAGATTGATCAGGAACTCACCTGGGCAGAGGGCCTGGGCATGAACACGATGCGTGTTTTCCTGCACGACCTGCTATGGCAGCAAGATGCGCCGGGGTTGCAAAGACGCATTGACCAGTTCCTAACCATCGCGGCACGCCATCACATCCGGCCGCTGTTTGTGCTGTTCGATTCATGCTGGGACCCGTTGCCGCATCTTGGCCCGCAGCATCCGCCGATTCCGGGCATTCACAATTCAGGATGGGTGCAGAGTCCGGGTGCGGCGGCCCTGACAGATGAAAGCCAATATCCTCGACTGAAGTCTTACGTTCAGGGAATAGTAGGAGCCTTCGCGAAGGACGATCGCATTCTCGGATGGGATGTCTGGAATGAACCCGGAGCCGACAACCAGGGATCCTACCCAAAACAGGAATTGAAAGAGAAAGATAAGGTGGCGAGAGTTGCGGTGCTTCTTCCGCAAGTCTTCCAATGGGCGCGAGAGATGAATCCGATCCAGCCTCTCACCAGTGGAGTGTGGGAGGTCGACAAGTCGCTTGATGAGACAAAACTAGGCACCCTGCAGGAGATTCAGCTCCGCGAGTCAGACATCATTAGCTTCCACAACTATTCCTGGCCCGAATACTTCAAGCGTGAAGTCGCCTGGCTGAAGAAGTACAACCGACCCGTGATCTGCACCGAATATATGGCTCGTTCTGCCGGCAGCACGTTTGACACGATCCTGCCGATCGCAAAACAGGAGCGGGTCGGAGCGATCAATTGGGGATTCGTCGCGGGCAAGACGCAAACATATTTCCCCTGGGATTCCTGGAGACATCCCTACGTTCTCGATCAGCCTTCGGTGTGGTTTCACGAAATATTGCTTCCAGATGGCACGCCCTACCGACAGGCGGAAGTGGATTTGATCCGGCAGCTCACCGCAAAACAGTGACGCCCATTCATGCTTCTGAGTTGAGGCGCGGAAGTCTCGTGGCACGTCCTCTATAATTTCTTGCTTGCCAAACCTCATGAAACCACTTGAAGGCCGAGTCGCACTCGTAACCGGAGCATCACAGGGAATCGGACGCGCATGCGCGTTGCGCCTGGCAGCGCACGGAGCCAGCGTTGCGCTCGCCGCGCGCAATGTTGAGAAGCTGCAGCAGGTCGAATCCGAAATCGCATCTGCGGGCGGGCAGGCAGCGAGTTTCGCAATGGATGTCGCGCAGGAAGAGCAGATCAAGACGACGTTCAAATCAGCCATCGAACGCTTCGGCAAGATCGACATCCTGGTCAACAACGCCGGCATCACGCGCGATCAGCTCATGATGCGCATGAAACGCGCAGACTGGGAGGCCGTTCTGGCGACGAACCTCACCGGACCCTATCTCTGCATTCAAGCCGCCATCAGTTCCATGCTCAAGCAGCGCTGGGGACGCATCATCAACATCACCAGCATCTTTGGACAAATGGGGCAGGCGGGACAAGCAAACTACGCGTCATCTAAAGCCGGTCTCATTGGACTCACCATGGCGGTTGCCCGCGAGGTGGCGTCCCGCAACATTACGGTGAACGCAGTCGCGCCCGGCTGGATCGAAACCGCAATGACGGAGGTACTGACTTCCGAATTGCGCGAGAGCATGGCAAAAGCGATCCCGCTGGGCCGCGCCGGAACCGATCAGGAGATTGCGCACGCCGTCTGCTTCCTGGCCTCACCCGACTCGGGTTACATCACCGGGCACGTACTCAACGTGAATGGGGGCATGTTGATGGGATGACCCGCAGCGTTCCCCGTCCCCTGGTAGAGACGCACCATACTGCATGTTTACCGTGGTCTTAACTGATGTCCGAAATAACGCCGGTCCGCAAGCATCGCATTGCAATCGTCCCCGCTGACAACCCTGTCCGCATTGCGGCGGTGCGCGAGTTGTTCAAGGAATATGCGCAATCCCTGAGCTTCAATCTCTGTTTCCAAAGCTTCGAAGAAGAGTTGGCGCGTTTGCCGGGAGAGTATTCCCCGCCGAGTGGAATGCTCCTGCTTGGATTGGTTGACGACCAGGTCGCCGGCTGTGTCGCCTTTCATCGCCTTGAAGGTGAAATGGCAGGAAAGCACGGCGATGGCCCACAAGTCTGCGAGATGAAGCGTCTATATGTTCGGCCAGCATTCCGCGGATCCGGAGTCGCACGCGAACTGATCGATTGTCTGCTTCGCTGCGCTGCGGCGGTTGGATATTGGCGCATGCGACTCGATACCGTGCCCAGCGAGATGGGCAGAGCGGTGGAAATCTATCGAAAGCTAGGCTTCGTAGAGATCGAACCCTATCGTCCAAACCCCATTTCCGGAGCCAAGTACATGGAATTAGACCTCCGAGCATGGCAACGGAAGTGCGGTTCTAGCCAAGGCGTTACCTTGAGCCTCACAAACGCGCAGGACCTCCGAAGCCATTAACCGCCTGACAAAAATTCCCCTTGCAGAAAGGTTCTACTCTGATTACTATTCGCTCACCCCAGGACGCCGCCCCCACGACGAGAAAACCCAAAATATGAATATTGGTGAGACTATCCGCAGTTATCGCCTGCAAAAGGGCATGTCGCAGGGTGACATCGAAAAACGTACGGGGCTGCTGCGCTGCTATCTCTCGCGCGTCGAAAACGGCCACACGATTCCGTCGCTCGATACGCTAGCCAAAATAGCGTCGGCCATGGACATCGCATTGGCACAGTTTTTCGCCGACCACAATTCGGAAACGCAAAATGGAAAGAACCTTCCGCAATGGAGCGACGACGAAGTCCGCTTCCTCACCCAGTTCCGCCGTTATTCCAACAATCTGAACGACAGCGATCGCAAGCTGGTGTTGGCTATGGTCAAGAAGCTGGCGGCGGGTTCTGGGAAGTAGGATAGTCGTTGTCATTCCTCATCGCCAAAACCTGGTGGTTCGGAATGAAAGACAAGAGCGAGAGACAGCAAGAGGCTAAGCCGCCTTACTCGCCTCATTGAGTGCCAAAACAGCCAGCTCCAAACGATCCCGAGCCCCGGTCTTTCCGAAGATACTCTGCAGATGCCGCTTCACCGTGTTCTCACTAATAGTGAGCTGGTTGGCGATATCGCGGTTCTTCATCCCCCGCGCCACTGAATAAGCGATCTGCCGCTCGCGATCAGAGAGACGGTGCAAAGACGCCTGTGGTGTGGCATGAGTCGTTCGCGTGTCATTGGCGAGACTACTCACAACCTGGTGTGCCAACTCGTCAGAAAACGCCAGTTCTCCTGACGCAACCAGGCGGATGGCTTCAAATAGCCTCTGCGGACCATCACCCTTCATCACCAGACCGCGCGCGCCGAGCCGTACTACCTGAGCATAGTCAGTGTCTGACTCCGACGCAGTCAGAACAACCGTCGCAACACGGTTGCCGGAACGGTCCAGTGTGCGCAGAACTTCGAAGCCATCGAAGTCAGGCATAAAGAGGTCAAGCACGAGCACGTCGGGATGGTAGCGCTGCACCATGTCGAGCGCTTCTTGGCCATTCGAGGCCGAGCTTTCAACCTCGAAATCATTTTGGGTTGAGAGCAGCAGCGACAGAGATTCCCGCAAAATGGCGTGATCGTCGGCCAGGACAATCCGGATCTTGGGCACGTTAGGTTCGGACATACGCTATGTCTTAGATGCCCAAAGACTAACTGGGGTGGGAGTGCCAAAGGTGCAATGTCGAGAGCTGCTGCATAGGCGGTTACGAAGGTTCCGGGCACCCGGGAAGGGCAAGGATTTCCCATGCTATATTCCGCTCCAAGCGGCCCATTTGTGCCCAGCCGCAGGTGCGCCCTTGACCATCGACGAAGAGCTGAATCAACTCGAGGACAGTGTCCGCCGGCTAAAAATCGAGTATGACATTTTCTTCGGCGGGGGCGCCAAAAAACCTCCCACCGATCTCGAGTGGCGAGTGCAGTCTCTGCTTAAAAAGTACAGCGACGGCCGCCGGCTCAGCTATGGACAACGCTTCAAATTCAGCTCCGTTCAGCAAAAGTATGCGGTCTACAACTCTCTTTGGCAGCAGAAGCTCAGGATCAAAGAAGAAGGCTACCGCCGCCCGCAGGATGCTCTCCTGGCCATTCAAGGTCTCCGCGACTTTGAGGACGAAGCTCCCGAAGTAATCGAGATCAGCAAGCCGGAGCCTTTCCGCATTACCTGTTCAGATGTCGACGCCGAGAAGAACAAAGTAAAGGCCCTGTACGACGCCATGGCAGAGGCTCGCAAGCAACACAAAGCCAAAGCCCCAGCCGGAAACTTCGAATCGTTCCAGCAATTCGTCAAGAAAAAAACCGAACAGCTTCGCAGGGAGTATGGTACTTCCATAGTCGAGTACAGCGTGGAAGTCGAAAAGGGTCAAGTACGGCTCAAAGCAAGGGCGATGTCAGCAAAATAGTCCCCGCCCTCAGACGTAATTCACAGCGCCGAAGGCGCGGCATTCCCGTAGCCCACATGCGAATGAGCCGTGATGGAAAGACACCCAAAAACCCGAGCCCGTAGGGCGGCATTCTTGTAGCCCACGTGCGGCTCAGCCGTGGGTAAAACGTATCAAAAAGAAAACGAGCCCGTAGGGCGGCATTCTTGAACATGCAGAATGTCGTTGCACATCCATGTTCTCAATCCATAATCACGATTTGCATTCGTTGTTTTGCGCGACGCATCGCCGAATGAATGCCGCCCTCCGGGCTCGGGTTTTTGGGTGTCTTCCCACCCACGGCTCCATTCGCACGTGGGCTACGGGAATATCGCGCCTTCCGCGCTAATCAATGATCGATCGCAACCTTCTCAGCACCGTTTGCGTTTCGGGAATCCCAACCATCGAAGTGAGCAAGAAATAAAGCACACCGTAGGGAATCAGCACCGCCGTCGCGACCAGAATGGGATGGCGATGTCCAACCGCGAGCTTAATCCCAAAACCGACCGCCGCAGATATCAGCGCGGAGAACCAGAGCTTGGCCAGAAATGCGCTGGCAGGCGCTACTGCGCCGATGCGCTGATGCAGCTTCCAGCGTAAGAGCAAAAACTCAATCCACCCAGCAACACCTGCGGACGCTGTCAATCCAGCCACACCCCAACTTCGATCAATGCCAACCATCTGCGGCAAGCGCAGCGCGCAAAAGAGTCCGAGCAAAGTAGTAAGCGCCACCCGAATCATGGCGAAGCGCAGCGGCGTGCGCGTGTCGCGCAGCGCGTAATACGTCGACGAGTAGAGTCTTCCCAGCGATGACGCGAGCAGTCCTACCGCTGAGCCGGCGAGAATGCCCCAAACGTATATCGCGTTCTCGTGTGTGAATCTTCCCGACTGATAAATCAGTGCCGACACAACATCGCCCAAAATAAGAAACGCCATCGCGGAAGGAACTACAAGAAATGCGATCTGGCGTAGCGCTCTGCCGAGACGGGTTCGCAACTGCGCTGCGATCTCGCTGTCGCTGCCGAGCGTTCCCGACATTGCCGGCAACTCCGCCGCCGACACGCTCATGCCGAACAGGCTGATCGGCAGTGTGTAAAGGATCTGCGCGTATCCCAAAGCCGCAACCGCCCCTGTCGGAAGATAGCTGGCAATGATCGAATCGACGTAGGCGCTGAGTTGCACCACGCCACGACCGATAAGAACAGGAAAAAAATTGCGAACTACCTCGTGCACACTCGCGAGCTGAAGCGCAAGTTGAATTCGCAGGCGGCCTATGAGGCGCAGCGTCACGGGTAGCTGCACGCCCAGTTGCAAAGCGCTGCCTGCGACCGATCCCCACGCCGTGATCACAGCCAGCGACTCCTCAGAGTGGTTGCGCCCAAAGCCGATCAGCGTGGCGATCATCACTGCATTCCAGGCGACCGGCGCAGCGTAAGAAAGAAAGAATTTGCGATGACTGTTGAGAATGCCCAGGCACCACGCCGACATCACCAGCAGTCCAGCGCCGGGAAATAGAATGCGCACGAGACGAATGGTGAGTTCTCGCTTGGCGCCGTGGAATCCCGGAGCGATGGCGTCAATGATGTAAGGAGTCGCGAGCACTCCGATCAACACGAGCACTGCAGTGACAAGCGCGAGCAGGGTGGCTACCGCATCGGCCACATCGCTTGCTTCTTCATCTTTACCGAGCGCTCGCAGCCGCGCATAAACAGGAATGAACGAGGCCGATAGAACTCCCTCCCCAAACAGATTCTGCAGAAAATTCGGGATGCGAATGGCAGCACGAAAGACATCAGCTGTGTCGGAATTGCCGAAGTAATGTGCGAAGACGCGCTCGCGAATCAGACCGGCAATGCGGCTGAGAAAAATTCCCGCAGCAACCAGACTTGCCGAACGCCCACTCGCGGCTGGTGCGGGTTTCTGGCTCGATGTGCTCTCGGTCGGAATGGGCATTCCAATGTCAATCTAGCATTCAGGCAAAGCGGTGACTAATGGTAGAGACGCAGCATGCTGCGTCTCTACTATGTGCCGCGAAGCCTCGCGCACCTTCCTTTATAATTACCGTTCTTTCATATCGCCGCTTCAGCAACTGAAGCGCCGCTCGGGAGCAAGAGATGGCGGTTTCCATGATGGCCGGCAATCCGGCGCTAAAAGAACCCTATGCGCAACTGAAGTCCCGCATGGACAAGGCTGTGAGCGACTTCCGCAACAGCCTTCTGTCTACTCGCACAGGACGGGCTTCGGTCCACATGGTCGACAGCATTCGCGTCGCCTACTACGGATCGGAAATGCCGCTGAATCAAATCGCGCAGGTGCATGCTCCGGAGGCACAGTTGATTACCGTGCAGCCATTTGACCCGAGTTCATTCCCAGAGATTGAAAAGGCGCTGCGCACTTCCGATATGGGCTTCAATCCGCAGAACGATGGAAAAATCATCCGTATTCCCGTTCCGCCGCTTACCGAGGAACGCCGCAGAGACTTGGTGAAGCATCTGCACAAAGTCCTCGAAGATCACCGCACCGCTGTGCGCAACATTCGGCGCGATGGCAACGAATTGATCAAGAAGGCA
Above is a genomic segment from Acidobacteriota bacterium containing:
- a CDS encoding ribosome recycling factor, with amino-acid sequence MAVSMMAGNPALKEPYAQLKSRMDKAVSDFRNSLLSTRTGRASVHMVDSIRVAYYGSEMPLNQIAQVHAPEAQLITVQPFDPSSFPEIEKALRTSDMGFNPQNDGKIIRIPVPPLTEERRRDLVKHLHKVLEDHRTAVRNIRRDGNELIKKALKDKKISEDDEKRALEEIQRLTDDEIKKMEEMSKAKEKEVMQV
- a CDS encoding GNAT family N-acetyltransferase; translation: MSEITPVRKHRIAIVPADNPVRIAAVRELFKEYAQSLSFNLCFQSFEEELARLPGEYSPPSGMLLLGLVDDQVAGCVAFHRLEGEMAGKHGDGPQVCEMKRLYVRPAFRGSGVARELIDCLLRCAAAVGYWRMRLDTVPSEMGRAVEIYRKLGFVEIEPYRPNPISGAKYMELDLRAWQRKCGSSQGVTLSLTNAQDLRSH
- a CDS encoding 1,4-beta-xylanase — encoded protein: MKTSAIKFLFAAVALIATAFASTADTQTSRWSEQKTQEWYARQPWLVGANYIPRSAINQLEMWQQATFNPEQIDQELTWAEGLGMNTMRVFLHDLLWQQDAPGLQRRIDQFLTIAARHHIRPLFVLFDSCWDPLPHLGPQHPPIPGIHNSGWVQSPGAAALTDESQYPRLKSYVQGIVGAFAKDDRILGWDVWNEPGADNQGSYPKQELKEKDKVARVAVLLPQVFQWAREMNPIQPLTSGVWEVDKSLDETKLGTLQEIQLRESDIISFHNYSWPEYFKREVAWLKKYNRPVICTEYMARSAGSTFDTILPIAKQERVGAINWGFVAGKTQTYFPWDSWRHPYVLDQPSVWFHEILLPDGTPYRQAEVDLIRQLTAKQ
- the fabG gene encoding 3-oxoacyl-[acyl-carrier-protein] reductase, whose protein sequence is MKPLEGRVALVTGASQGIGRACALRLAAHGASVALAARNVEKLQQVESEIASAGGQAASFAMDVAQEEQIKTTFKSAIERFGKIDILVNNAGITRDQLMMRMKRADWEAVLATNLTGPYLCIQAAISSMLKQRWGRIINITSIFGQMGQAGQANYASSKAGLIGLTMAVAREVASRNITVNAVAPGWIETAMTEVLTSELRESMAKAIPLGRAGTDQEIAHAVCFLASPDSGYITGHVLNVNGGMLMG
- the mviN gene encoding murein biosynthesis integral membrane protein MurJ, with the protein product MPIPTESTSSQKPAPAASGRSASLVAAGIFLSRIAGLIRERVFAHYFGNSDTADVFRAAIRIPNFLQNLFGEGVLSASFIPVYARLRALGKDEEASDVADAVATLLALVTAVLVLIGVLATPYIIDAIAPGFHGAKRELTIRLVRILFPGAGLLVMSAWCLGILNSHRKFFLSYAAPVAWNAVMIATLIGFGRNHSEESLAVITAWGSVAGSALQLGVQLPVTLRLIGRLRIQLALQLASVHEVVRNFFPVLIGRGVVQLSAYVDSIIASYLPTGAVAALGYAQILYTLPISLFGMSVSAAELPAMSGTLGSDSEIAAQLRTRLGRALRQIAFLVVPSAMAFLILGDVVSALIYQSGRFTHENAIYVWGILAGSAVGLLASSLGRLYSSTYYALRDTRTPLRFAMIRVALTTLLGLFCALRLPQMVGIDRSWGVAGLTASAGVAGWIEFLLLRWKLHQRIGAVAPASAFLAKLWFSALISAAVGFGIKLAVGHRHPILVATAVLIPYGVLYFLLTSMVGIPETQTVLRRLRSIID
- a CDS encoding transcriptional regulator; translated protein: MNIGETIRSYRLQKGMSQGDIEKRTGLLRCYLSRVENGHTIPSLDTLAKIASAMDIALAQFFADHNSETQNGKNLPQWSDDEVRFLTQFRRYSNNLNDSDRKLVLAMVKKLAAGSGK
- a CDS encoding DNA-binding response regulator; the protein is MSEPNVPKIRIVLADDHAILRESLSLLLSTQNDFEVESSASNGQEALDMVQRYHPDVLVLDLFMPDFDGFEVLRTLDRSGNRVATVVLTASESDTDYAQVVRLGARGLVMKGDGPQRLFEAIRLVASGELAFSDELAHQVVSSLANDTRTTHATPQASLHRLSDRERQIAYSVARGMKNRDIANQLTISENTVKRHLQSIFGKTGARDRLELAVLALNEASKAA